A single window of Granulicella sibirica DNA harbors:
- a CDS encoding ROK family protein — translation MRRSADGIDKGYVVGVDLGGTNLRLALADGHGEVLARWSTRTVGIKAPDEIVKLISAGVDGLAAQTGLGRHDLLAVGVGAPGVTNAETGVVIATSYLMGWRDVPLRALLESALGLPVSVDNDVNVAALGESRTGLARDIRDFVFLAIGSGVGAGIVLNGRIFQGAGWTAGEIGYMLLPGLPEEAIERGRPGALEGFVGGEGIRARWKSLWDETKTTLPMDITATEIFDHASAGETLADAVLYDSARTLAYAIYNMALILNCPLFVLGGGVGMHPALCARTRKILEARGTRAVPKLVISALGEEAQLIGAIRLAMDTAIAHGAVRL, via the coding sequence TTGAGACGTTCAGCGGATGGAATCGACAAGGGCTATGTGGTCGGGGTTGACCTCGGTGGAACGAATCTACGCCTTGCCCTCGCCGACGGACATGGCGAGGTCCTGGCGAGGTGGTCTACCCGCACCGTTGGGATCAAGGCCCCAGATGAGATCGTCAAATTGATATCTGCGGGCGTCGATGGGCTGGCGGCGCAGACAGGTCTGGGACGACATGACCTGCTTGCGGTTGGAGTGGGCGCACCGGGCGTTACAAATGCAGAGACCGGGGTCGTCATTGCTACGTCGTATCTCATGGGTTGGCGCGATGTTCCCTTGCGCGCGCTTCTTGAGTCGGCCCTTGGTCTTCCCGTCTCGGTTGATAACGATGTCAATGTCGCAGCTCTAGGAGAGAGCCGGACAGGTTTGGCCAGGGATATTCGAGACTTTGTTTTTCTCGCGATTGGGAGCGGAGTCGGTGCCGGCATTGTGCTAAATGGCCGCATATTCCAAGGGGCGGGATGGACCGCGGGAGAGATCGGCTACATGCTTCTACCTGGTCTACCAGAAGAAGCGATTGAACGCGGCAGGCCCGGGGCACTGGAAGGTTTCGTTGGCGGCGAGGGTATACGTGCTCGCTGGAAATCACTTTGGGATGAGACGAAGACTACGCTTCCCATGGATATCACGGCGACGGAAATCTTCGATCATGCATCGGCAGGGGAGACGCTCGCCGATGCGGTGCTTTATGATTCAGCACGCACGCTAGCCTACGCGATCTATAACATGGCGCTGATTTTGAATTGCCCACTCTTCGTTCTCGGTGGAGGTGTCGGCATGCACCCCGCCCTTTGCGCTAGGACGCGGAAGATTCTTGAGGCGCGTGGGACGCGGGCTGTTCCGAAGCTCGTCATCAGCGCACTGGGTGAAGAGGCACAGTTGATAGGAGCCATTCGTCTTGCGATGGATACGGCGATCGCGCATGGGGCTGTTCGACTCTAA
- a CDS encoding SIS domain-containing protein: protein MEETKKQPARWINGIEPTTELLAMNGIEILEYECREQPERLRELVRAYSSDSAIREELRRFRVLAAGKGPVLFIGMGGSFCSSISASILLQTHGRPSFSIDAGEWLHYGMRAWDDAALSVLLTTSGESAELVELFRKGEERSLGLICNNEASTCWSLAQNKLPILAGPEYGNATKTYTNSTAASIILASEMVGVRWRDEAERVIESYAADLQRVFSMRGELEAFCRGAANTEIVGRGAAYGGAIMSALCIREMSGFRVAPHTGAGFKHGPNLDVDESHVAIIFALGRAADLGIKLAQECNRRGGKVVLVSNEELDGGASMFPVRIGAVPEPWEGITSLLVPQALTLGMVEKTGCRLPPRFRYGVMEQ from the coding sequence ATGGAAGAGACGAAGAAGCAACCGGCAAGATGGATTAACGGCATTGAGCCCACAACTGAGCTGTTAGCGATGAACGGTATCGAGATATTGGAGTACGAATGCCGCGAGCAACCAGAGCGATTGCGTGAGCTTGTCAGAGCCTACTCCAGCGATTCCGCGATCAGGGAAGAGCTGCGGCGCTTTCGTGTGCTCGCTGCAGGCAAGGGACCGGTTCTCTTCATCGGTATGGGCGGTTCCTTCTGCTCGTCAATCAGTGCGTCTATCCTTCTGCAGACCCATGGACGGCCCTCGTTCTCGATAGATGCCGGGGAGTGGCTTCACTACGGGATGAGGGCTTGGGATGACGCCGCCCTATCGGTGCTCCTCACTACTTCCGGGGAGAGCGCGGAACTGGTGGAACTCTTCCGTAAAGGAGAAGAGCGATCGCTCGGGCTGATTTGTAACAACGAAGCGAGCACATGTTGGAGCCTGGCGCAAAACAAGCTGCCGATACTCGCGGGTCCGGAGTACGGCAACGCGACAAAGACTTATACCAACTCGACGGCAGCTTCGATCATTCTCGCCTCGGAGATGGTTGGTGTTCGATGGCGCGACGAAGCCGAACGCGTGATTGAAAGCTACGCCGCAGATCTTCAGCGAGTTTTCTCGATGCGCGGAGAGCTTGAGGCTTTTTGCAGAGGGGCGGCGAATACAGAGATCGTGGGGCGTGGCGCGGCCTATGGAGGGGCCATCATGAGTGCGCTCTGCATTCGAGAGATGAGTGGATTCCGAGTTGCTCCACATACCGGTGCGGGCTTCAAACATGGACCGAACCTTGATGTCGACGAGTCCCATGTTGCGATCATCTTCGCGCTCGGACGCGCGGCGGACCTCGGCATCAAGCTTGCGCAGGAGTGTAACCGGCGCGGCGGTAAGGTTGTGCTTGTCTCGAACGAAGAGCTTGATGGGGGCGCTTCGATGTTTCCCGTCAGGATTGGTGCGGTACCGGAACCGTGGGAGGGGATCACTTCCCTGCTCGTGCCCCAGGCGCTGACCCTGGGAATGGTGGAGAAGACAGGCTGCCGCCTACCACCACGTTTCCGGTACGGCGTGATGGAGCAGTAG
- a CDS encoding sugar porter family MFS transporter: MEPAVRSRVKRGFLWRVSLIAGLGGLLYGFDMGIIAAALIYVRSTFALSTQMEEAVVSVVLVGAMLGAISGGMIADRIGRRATLVCGGAIFVLGSVLAPWSPNVGALIFARGLLGIAIGFTSVTAPVYVSELAPPQSRGMLIGLYQFALTLGIALADLTGYWLAGQHAWRLMFGIGAVPAVFFLLMVMTVPESPRWLYAQNRIDEAEAVLKTYTDQAGALLLLEDIRVSLLTTMERRWSVLWSPAVRGSLLTAVGFTVLQQVTGINTIIYYGPRIFSLAGIASDKSAIFATFLVAIMNVLATVIALVLVDRVGRKPLLYVGVGGMTISLFVLSYAFHNEANLASSLGLVATACLMVYITCFAFSMGPIAWILASEVFPLRVRGRGIAAASLGSGISNFIVSLTFLSLINAAGNAMTFAIYGVFCILTLVFVRFVVPETKGRELESISSKPAAVAP, translated from the coding sequence ATGGAACCCGCGGTACGGTCGAGGGTGAAGCGTGGTTTCCTCTGGCGAGTCTCGCTGATAGCTGGACTCGGCGGACTCCTGTATGGCTTCGATATGGGCATCATCGCGGCTGCGCTCATCTATGTGCGCTCCACCTTCGCACTCTCAACACAGATGGAAGAGGCTGTCGTCAGCGTCGTGCTGGTTGGGGCAATGCTTGGCGCGATTAGTGGAGGGATGATCGCCGACCGCATCGGACGCCGCGCTACGCTTGTGTGCGGAGGCGCGATCTTCGTTCTGGGCTCGGTTCTCGCGCCGTGGTCGCCCAACGTAGGTGCGCTGATCTTTGCGCGCGGCCTGCTCGGCATTGCAATCGGCTTTACGTCAGTGACCGCTCCCGTTTATGTATCCGAGCTTGCGCCTCCGCAATCGCGCGGCATGCTGATCGGACTCTATCAGTTCGCCCTCACGCTCGGGATTGCGCTTGCGGACCTGACAGGATACTGGCTCGCAGGTCAGCATGCGTGGAGACTCATGTTCGGCATCGGGGCGGTGCCGGCAGTCTTCTTCTTGCTGATGGTCATGACAGTTCCAGAAAGTCCACGCTGGCTGTACGCACAGAACCGGATAGACGAAGCGGAAGCCGTGTTGAAGACGTATACGGATCAGGCCGGAGCGTTGCTTCTTCTCGAAGATATTCGCGTAAGCCTGCTGACCACGATGGAGCGGCGTTGGAGTGTCCTGTGGAGTCCCGCGGTACGCGGGTCTTTGCTCACTGCCGTCGGGTTCACCGTGCTGCAGCAGGTCACCGGGATCAACACGATCATCTACTATGGACCGCGAATCTTCTCGCTTGCTGGTATCGCGTCTGACAAGAGCGCTATCTTTGCCACTTTCCTCGTCGCCATCATGAACGTGCTCGCAACTGTGATTGCGCTTGTCCTGGTAGACCGCGTGGGACGGAAGCCTCTGCTCTACGTAGGCGTCGGAGGCATGACCATCTCGCTCTTTGTGCTGTCCTACGCGTTCCACAACGAAGCTAATCTTGCATCATCGCTCGGGCTTGTTGCGACCGCTTGCCTGATGGTGTACATCACATGCTTCGCGTTCAGCATGGGACCTATCGCGTGGATCTTAGCCTCCGAGGTATTTCCCTTGCGTGTTCGTGGACGAGGCATAGCCGCTGCCTCACTCGGCTCAGGGATCTCGAATTTTATCGTGTCACTTACGTTTCTATCGCTCATCAACGCAGCCGGGAACGCGATGACCTTCGCGATCTACGGTGTCTTCTGCATCCTTACTCTGGTCTTCGTTCGGTTTGTAGTGCCCGAGACAAAGGGGAGGGAGTTGGAGAGCATCAGTTCCAAACCTGCGGCGGTCGCTCCGTAG
- a CDS encoding ROK family protein, which yields MIRFKAERGCVLAVDIAGRSLSFLLVDLNGCELEHAEISLQGKKTTPEAICDFIHAEARRLLRLQKKAKERLITIVVGVPAITNVCEGMVLSISTLEQWRSVPLRTMLHKAMGCSVIIENDTNLAAQGERFRGAARAEQNFILVSIGNGIGAGIVLNGEIHHGTQWSAGEIGYLRLPFVSRRNPTLHQFGELETVLTAPERLEGSKGTTGTHAEEQEVEVVGILDLAQAGDPWARRIIAKRAGMVSDIVINLSLILNPGLILFNGKIGSHPYLIESVRKQLERGEFAVTKIGAAALGDAAVLWGGVAVALEAIPSLLLPQPEI from the coding sequence ATGATCCGGTTCAAGGCGGAACGTGGCTGTGTACTTGCTGTCGATATCGCCGGTCGCTCGCTTTCATTTCTTCTGGTCGATCTGAACGGATGCGAGCTCGAGCACGCGGAGATATCCCTCCAGGGCAAGAAGACAACTCCAGAGGCAATCTGCGACTTCATTCATGCGGAGGCACGCCGACTCCTGCGACTTCAAAAGAAGGCAAAGGAACGGCTGATTACAATCGTTGTGGGAGTCCCCGCGATCACAAATGTTTGCGAGGGCATGGTGCTTTCGATCAGTACGCTCGAGCAGTGGCGCTCAGTCCCGCTTAGGACCATGCTTCACAAAGCGATGGGCTGCTCCGTCATAATCGAGAACGACACAAACCTGGCAGCGCAAGGAGAGCGGTTTCGTGGAGCAGCACGTGCCGAGCAGAATTTCATCCTGGTGAGCATTGGGAACGGCATTGGGGCCGGCATCGTGCTCAATGGAGAGATTCACCACGGCACGCAATGGTCAGCCGGTGAGATAGGCTATCTGCGCCTTCCGTTCGTCTCTCGCCGGAACCCGACTCTCCATCAGTTCGGCGAGTTGGAGACCGTGCTGACCGCTCCGGAAAGACTGGAAGGTTCGAAGGGCACCACCGGTACGCATGCCGAAGAGCAAGAGGTCGAAGTAGTCGGCATTCTCGATCTGGCGCAGGCTGGCGATCCGTGGGCCCGCAGGATTATCGCGAAGAGAGCGGGCATGGTCTCTGACATCGTTATCAATTTATCGCTGATCCTAAATCCCGGGCTGATTCTGTTCAATGGGAAGATCGGAAGCCATCCCTACCTGATCGAATCGGTTAGAAAGCAGCTTGAACGAGGCGAATTCGCCGTGACAAAGATAGGAGCGGCAGCCTTGGGAGACGCCGCTGTCTTATGGGGCGGTGTTGCGGTCGCGCTCGAAGCGATCCCATCTCTACTCCTTCCGCAGCCTGAGATCTAA
- a CDS encoding MFS transporter, with product MRKPLVALAVSAFGIGTSEFIIMGLLPDLAHSFQVSIPKAGVLVSGYALSVTLGSPLVALALARMDRKRALVILMGIFIAGNVLCAIAPSYTLLLCSRIMTALCHGAFFGIGSIVASNMVPRAERAQAIALMFSGLTLANVLGVPAGTALGQAFGWRFAFWALVPIGLTAAAGLYWFVPSQPAEAMHLGHELRAVLRPQVQLVLALSTLSSVAMFCVLTYIAPILEKVTHLSPSTVTWALVIFGVGITLGNLVGGKLADWKQMTSLISGLIFLICIFLIMPLLERRMVPAIAIVFVWGFVHFAASAPLQARIVDQAKGAPNLASTLNQGAFNLGNALGASLGGLVLTAGYGYQRLSLASAAVACVALIVALVALRVERNGSAEVDAPRVVDAY from the coding sequence ATGCGAAAACCTCTGGTTGCGCTCGCCGTCTCGGCTTTCGGGATTGGGACATCTGAATTCATTATTATGGGGCTGCTTCCGGACCTCGCTCACAGCTTCCAGGTAAGCATTCCGAAGGCGGGTGTTCTCGTCTCGGGCTACGCTCTGAGCGTTACACTTGGATCTCCGCTTGTGGCTCTTGCCCTTGCGCGTATGGATCGGAAGCGTGCGCTCGTCATCCTCATGGGCATCTTCATAGCGGGAAACGTCCTATGCGCGATCGCTCCGAGCTATACGCTTCTCCTGTGCTCACGCATTATGACGGCTCTATGCCACGGTGCCTTCTTCGGGATAGGAAGCATCGTCGCCTCGAACATGGTGCCTCGCGCTGAGCGCGCTCAGGCGATCGCGCTGATGTTCAGCGGGCTAACCCTTGCGAACGTCCTCGGAGTCCCCGCTGGCACGGCATTAGGCCAGGCCTTCGGCTGGAGGTTCGCGTTCTGGGCATTGGTTCCGATTGGTCTGACGGCGGCGGCAGGCTTGTATTGGTTTGTACCCTCACAACCGGCCGAAGCCATGCATCTCGGACACGAACTGCGGGCGGTGCTCCGCCCACAGGTTCAACTCGTGCTTGCCCTGAGCACGCTATCTTCGGTTGCCATGTTTTGCGTCCTCACCTATATCGCACCCATTCTTGAGAAAGTGACACACCTTTCTCCATCAACGGTAACGTGGGCTCTCGTTATTTTCGGGGTTGGCATTACCCTTGGAAACCTCGTGGGAGGAAAACTTGCTGATTGGAAGCAGATGACCTCCCTCATTAGCGGGCTGATCTTTTTAATCTGCATCTTCCTGATCATGCCCTTGCTGGAACGAAGGATGGTTCCGGCAATCGCAATCGTGTTCGTGTGGGGCTTCGTTCACTTTGCCGCGTCGGCGCCTCTACAGGCTCGCATCGTGGACCAGGCGAAGGGCGCGCCAAACCTGGCCTCAACGCTCAATCAGGGAGCATTCAACCTCGGAAACGCACTCGGAGCCAGTCTTGGCGGCCTTGTCCTCACGGCGGGTTACGGATATCAGAGGCTGTCGCTCGCGAGCGCGGCAGTGGCCTGTGTGGCGTTAATCGTCGCGTTGGTCGCTTTGAGAGTGGAGCGAAACGGGAGTGCTGAAGTTGACGCGCCAAGGGTTGTCGACGCGTATTAG
- a CDS encoding serine/threonine-protein kinase — MGDVPSGSDETRVPGEAASRDGEVSLSSQAPEDSRVTSLRNETTAPQDSEATVIAPSPIRPGSDAAIGGNAPVGSSDATIIGIPSQWNADAATVVSNAATFVSEGPPRRTPSPGSGNRLGAGGILLEVGTFLGERYEILQLLGEGGMGAVYKAADREVDRIVALKVIRPEMASNPEILARFKQELVLSSQVTHRNVIRIYDLGEAQGVKFITMEFLEGENLHQILKQRKKLEVAEAVDIMEQVASGLSAAHREGIIHRDLKPANIMRDKSGRVVVMDFGLARTFTGDGMTQTGMMLGTMEYMSPEQAQGMDVKASSDIFTVGLILYELLAGTTPFYAESAIASLLMRTQQRAAPLVDVDRNIPGTLSNIVAKCLEKDPPKRYQSAESLDADLRAWQSGGGARSISASTTQQRVNRVRELPWLKIGATGALIAVIGAGIGWYILGKRLSAKSLPHAPISILVGDFANHTGDPVLDNTLEPMLGVAMEGASFINVYSRGDARKLAKKLPNPTDVLDEQSSRLVGMNQGVNAIITGDITLRGDQYDISAVALDTVSGKVLAKADVNVNNKQAILSELPKLAVPIRKALGDTTPASLQFDKVSGGFTAASLEAVHQDSLGVDAQFAGKFQDAFDSFQKSAELDPKFARAYTGMAAMAQNLGRPGDAVKYMKLAMDNVDRMTERERYRNQGLYYLTTGEWQNCVQQYTQLVARYPADRVGQNNLASCYTQLRDAPKALEAAQHAVEIVPRGVGPRLNLAFISAFAGDFATSEKEARAALDISPTASQGYLVLAEAQLGNGQVKEAIDSYHQLAKSGKLGASTSADGLADLAGYQGNYSEAARVLTQGAAEDAASKMADNSARKYASLANIEELQGHHAAALADVAKALANSQSTQIQFLAASVYVDAGEVLKAQKLVTSLSTQSSSEPQAYGKIIQGLISLKKKDFKGAVTQITAANTLLDTWIGRFELGRAKLEAGAFAEAGSEFDLCMKRRGEAIELFMDNVPTYAYFPSVYYYQGRTLQAMKNAGFADAYKSYLAIRGQSSDDPLVSDIHRRIGSQGTPPSP; from the coding sequence ATGGGAGATGTTCCTTCAGGGAGCGATGAAACACGTGTTCCGGGAGAGGCAGCGTCTCGCGATGGAGAAGTATCTCTCTCTTCCCAGGCTCCTGAGGACTCGCGGGTAACTTCCCTGCGCAACGAGACGACTGCTCCCCAAGACTCCGAGGCAACGGTCATCGCACCTTCGCCGATTCGACCTGGTTCTGACGCCGCGATTGGGGGCAACGCTCCGGTAGGGAGTTCAGATGCGACCATAATTGGCATTCCCTCACAGTGGAATGCTGATGCCGCCACTGTCGTTTCCAACGCTGCGACCTTCGTCTCAGAAGGCCCTCCACGCCGCACTCCATCTCCCGGCTCAGGAAACAGACTCGGCGCAGGTGGCATTCTGCTCGAAGTCGGCACGTTTCTCGGCGAACGCTACGAAATCCTCCAGCTCCTCGGTGAGGGTGGAATGGGCGCGGTGTACAAGGCGGCGGATCGTGAGGTCGACAGGATCGTAGCCCTGAAAGTCATTCGTCCCGAGATGGCCTCGAATCCTGAAATCCTGGCTCGCTTCAAACAGGAACTCGTGCTTTCGTCCCAGGTGACCCACCGCAACGTGATCCGTATCTACGACCTTGGCGAAGCCCAGGGCGTCAAGTTCATCACGATGGAGTTCCTGGAGGGTGAAAACCTTCACCAGATTCTGAAGCAACGGAAGAAGCTGGAAGTCGCCGAAGCGGTAGACATCATGGAGCAGGTTGCCAGCGGACTCTCCGCTGCTCATCGCGAAGGAATCATTCATCGCGACTTGAAGCCTGCCAACATCATGCGCGACAAGAGCGGCCGCGTGGTGGTGATGGACTTTGGCCTGGCCCGTACTTTCACCGGCGATGGGATGACGCAAACCGGCATGATGCTGGGGACGATGGAGTACATGTCTCCGGAGCAGGCGCAAGGTATGGATGTAAAGGCCAGTTCCGACATCTTCACGGTCGGCCTGATTTTATATGAACTGCTTGCCGGGACCACGCCCTTCTATGCGGAGAGTGCGATCGCCAGCCTGCTGATGCGCACACAACAACGCGCCGCGCCGCTGGTAGACGTCGACAGGAATATCCCGGGCACGCTCAGCAACATCGTCGCCAAGTGCCTCGAGAAGGATCCGCCAAAGCGTTACCAGAGCGCCGAGAGCCTGGATGCAGATCTCCGCGCGTGGCAAAGTGGGGGCGGTGCGAGGAGCATCTCTGCCTCCACGACGCAGCAACGCGTCAACCGCGTTCGGGAGCTTCCGTGGCTGAAGATCGGGGCAACAGGCGCTCTGATCGCGGTGATCGGTGCGGGAATTGGCTGGTACATCCTGGGGAAGCGGTTGTCTGCCAAGTCGTTGCCGCATGCCCCGATCTCGATCCTGGTTGGCGACTTTGCGAACCACACGGGCGATCCAGTTCTGGACAATACGCTCGAGCCGATGCTCGGTGTGGCGATGGAAGGAGCCAGCTTCATCAACGTGTACAGCCGCGGCGATGCGCGGAAGCTGGCGAAGAAGCTTCCTAATCCGACGGACGTGCTCGACGAGCAGTCATCGCGGCTTGTCGGCATGAACCAGGGCGTCAACGCGATCATCACCGGAGACATCACGCTGCGAGGTGATCAGTACGATATCTCCGCAGTCGCCTTGGACACGGTGAGCGGTAAGGTGCTCGCGAAGGCAGACGTCAACGTAAACAACAAACAGGCAATTCTGAGCGAGCTTCCGAAGCTCGCCGTGCCGATCCGCAAGGCGCTGGGCGATACGACGCCTGCTTCGCTGCAGTTCGATAAGGTGAGCGGAGGTTTCACAGCGGCGTCGCTCGAGGCGGTTCACCAGGATTCCCTTGGCGTCGACGCGCAGTTCGCGGGCAAGTTTCAGGACGCATTCGACTCATTCCAGAAGTCGGCGGAGCTGGATCCGAAGTTTGCGCGTGCGTACACCGGGATGGCGGCGATGGCGCAGAACCTCGGGAGACCTGGAGATGCTGTCAAGTACATGAAGCTCGCGATGGATAACGTCGATCGCATGACCGAGCGGGAACGGTATCGCAACCAGGGCTTGTACTACCTTACGACGGGTGAATGGCAGAACTGCGTGCAGCAATACACGCAGCTTGTCGCTCGCTATCCTGCTGATCGTGTCGGCCAGAACAACCTGGCAAGCTGCTATACGCAACTGCGTGATGCTCCGAAAGCTCTGGAAGCCGCACAGCATGCGGTTGAGATCGTCCCGAGGGGAGTCGGTCCGCGCCTGAACCTTGCGTTCATCAGCGCCTTTGCAGGCGACTTTGCCACGAGCGAGAAGGAGGCACGCGCCGCGCTGGACATCAGTCCAACTGCTTCGCAGGGATATCTGGTGCTTGCGGAGGCGCAGCTTGGCAACGGGCAAGTCAAGGAGGCGATCGACAGTTACCATCAGCTTGCGAAGTCCGGCAAGCTTGGCGCTTCGACCTCGGCGGACGGACTGGCGGATCTCGCCGGTTATCAAGGAAATTACTCCGAGGCTGCGCGTGTCCTTACGCAAGGAGCGGCGGAGGATGCAGCATCCAAGATGGCGGATAACTCGGCGCGCAAATATGCGTCGCTTGCGAATATCGAGGAGTTGCAGGGACATCACGCCGCGGCGCTTGCGGACGTTGCGAAGGCGCTGGCGAACAGCCAGTCAACGCAGATCCAGTTCCTGGCAGCGAGCGTTTACGTGGACGCTGGCGAGGTTTTGAAGGCGCAGAAGTTGGTTACGAGTCTCTCGACGCAGTCGTCGAGCGAACCGCAAGCTTACGGAAAGATCATCCAGGGATTGATTTCGTTGAAGAAGAAGGATTTCAAGGGAGCAGTCACGCAGATTACAGCCGCGAATACGCTGCTCGACACCTGGATTGGACGTTTCGAGCTTGGGCGGGCGAAGCTGGAAGCGGGAGCGTTCGCGGAGGCTGGATCGGAGTTCGATCTATGCATGAAGCGGAGAGGCGAAGCGATCGAACTGTTTATGGATAACGTTCCGACTTACGCTTATTTCCCGTCCGTCTACTACTACCAGGGGCGCACGCTCCAGGCGATGAAGAATGCGGGCTTCGCGGACGCTTACAAGTCTTATCTCGCCATTCGCGGTCAGTCTTCGGACGATCCGTTAGTTTCGGACATCCATCGCCGTATCGGCTCCCAGGGTACTCCCCCCTCCCCATAG
- a CDS encoding heparan-alpha-glucosaminide N-acetyltransferase domain-containing protein — protein MQPSSQTTNRVASIDIFRGITMIVMIFVNELAEVKHLPYWTYHAPGRLDYMTYVDMVFPFFLFIIGMSMPLSVRARLKQNPSMPALWLHIFLRSLGLVVIGLVLANADQAGPMLLPGSVWALIALLGAMLYLNVYSSTSKSKTWLRLLGLALVVIMYAMFRRTTPSGGIGWINFSYPEILGLIGFSYFATSLLYVPTRRAIWAPGAWFVLLVALNSLCSAHILNIFNHIPLYVWPFGNFSMPLNIMAGILTSTIFLGPQWPENRKKIAYSISFALICLVSAYLLTPLGVSKIRATPTWCLYSTAASVLCFTMLYWVCDMQKKTGWAFFIKPAGSNALLTYLLPDLWFFLFSALGITYLGTHMNFGLPGVLKAMLFTMLMVAISSVLTKAKVRLQL, from the coding sequence ATGCAGCCCTCCAGCCAGACCACAAACAGAGTCGCCTCGATCGACATCTTCCGCGGCATCACGATGATCGTCATGATCTTCGTCAACGAGCTCGCCGAAGTGAAACACCTCCCGTACTGGACCTATCACGCCCCCGGCCGCCTCGACTACATGACCTACGTGGACATGGTTTTCCCCTTCTTTTTGTTCATCATAGGGATGTCCATGCCCCTCTCGGTCCGGGCGCGCCTCAAGCAGAACCCATCGATGCCCGCCCTATGGCTCCACATCTTCCTCCGCTCCCTTGGCCTCGTCGTCATCGGCCTTGTCCTGGCAAACGCCGACCAGGCCGGCCCAATGCTCCTCCCTGGAAGCGTCTGGGCCCTCATCGCCCTACTCGGCGCCATGCTCTACCTCAATGTCTACTCAAGTACCTCAAAATCAAAGACTTGGCTCCGCCTGCTCGGCCTCGCGCTCGTCGTCATCATGTACGCCATGTTCCGCCGCACAACCCCCAGCGGTGGAATCGGCTGGATCAACTTCTCTTACCCCGAAATCCTTGGATTGATTGGCTTTAGCTACTTCGCCACATCCCTGCTCTACGTCCCGACCCGCCGCGCTATCTGGGCGCCTGGCGCCTGGTTTGTCCTACTCGTAGCCCTGAACTCCCTCTGCTCCGCCCACATCCTCAACATCTTCAACCACATACCTCTCTACGTCTGGCCCTTCGGCAACTTCTCCATGCCCCTGAATATTATGGCCGGCATCCTCACCTCCACCATCTTCTTAGGCCCCCAATGGCCCGAGAACCGCAAGAAAATCGCATACTCCATCTCTTTCGCCCTCATCTGCCTGGTCTCCGCTTACCTACTCACCCCCCTCGGAGTCTCGAAAATCCGAGCCACCCCCACCTGGTGCCTCTATAGCACCGCAGCCAGCGTCCTCTGCTTCACCATGCTCTATTGGGTCTGTGACATGCAGAAGAAGACCGGATGGGCCTTTTTCATCAAACCCGCCGGCTCAAACGCCCTCCTAACCTACCTCCTGCCCGATCTGTGGTTCTTTCTCTTCTCCGCTTTAGGGATCACTTACCTCGGCACCCACATGAACTTCGGTTTACCTGGTGTTCTTAAAGCGATGTTGTTCACCATGCTCATGGTCGCAATCTCTTCAGTACTCACGAAAGCGAAGGTGCGCCTGCAACTGTGA